Proteins found in one Paenibacillus dendritiformis genomic segment:
- a CDS encoding phosphatase PAP2 family protein: MTRVIAWLGYRERQLFLWINQRLHHHWMNMVLYTMTHLGGATFTIAFSLILGLFAPDPWSRIGWQCLVALAVSHIPVFLIKKWYPRVRPHLALPDIRTFRKPLIDHSFPSGHTTAIFSIVMPIMMAFPILTWALLPVAFIVAMSRMYLGLHYPSDCLAGALIGTGAAVGTVSFWT, encoded by the coding sequence TTGACCCGTGTTATCGCGTGGCTTGGATACCGTGAACGGCAGTTGTTTCTATGGATTAATCAGCGTCTTCATCATCACTGGATGAACATGGTACTCTATACAATGACTCATCTCGGAGGAGCGACATTCACGATCGCATTCTCGCTTATCCTCGGCCTGTTCGCGCCTGACCCTTGGAGCCGGATTGGCTGGCAGTGTCTGGTTGCGCTGGCTGTAAGCCATATTCCTGTTTTTCTTATCAAAAAATGGTACCCGCGGGTTCGCCCCCATCTGGCGCTGCCCGATATACGAACATTCCGCAAGCCGCTCATCGACCATTCGTTCCCGTCGGGACATACGACGGCCATCTTTTCGATCGTTATGCCGATTATGATGGCTTTTCCGATTCTGACCTGGGCACTGCTTCCCGTCGCCTTCATCGTGGCGATGTCCCGGATGTATCTTGGCCTTCATTATCCTTCCGATTGCTTGGCAGGGGCCTTGATCGGAACCGGGGCGGCCGTAGGCACGGTCTCCTTCTGGACATAA
- a CDS encoding TIGR01212 family radical SAM protein (This family includes YhcC from E. coli K-12, an uncharacterized radical SAM protein.) translates to MKYPKLERPPVPLDWGDKRFHTWNAEMRRQFGGKVFKVMLDAGFTCPNRDGRIAIGGCTFCSSRGSGDFAGSRRNDLVTQFNTIRDRQHAKWPNASYIGYFQAYTNTYAPVDTLRDYFEVILEQPGVVGLSVATRPDCLPDDVVEYLAELNERTYLWLEMGLQTIHESTSNLINRAHDTACYEEAVAKLRKHNIRICTHIIYGLPQETHEMMMETAAAVARMDVQGIKLHLLHLMRKTPMVKQYEAGLLRFLEMDEYVKLIVDTLEILPPEMIVHRVTGDAPRDLLIGPLWSLRKWEVLNAIDAELRRRDTWQGKLWRES, encoded by the coding sequence TTGAAATATCCGAAGCTCGAACGGCCGCCTGTCCCCCTCGATTGGGGAGACAAGCGGTTCCATACATGGAACGCCGAGATGCGCCGCCAGTTCGGGGGCAAAGTATTCAAGGTGATGCTGGATGCCGGCTTCACCTGCCCGAACCGGGACGGACGCATCGCCATCGGCGGCTGCACCTTCTGCAGCTCGCGGGGCTCCGGCGATTTCGCGGGCTCCCGCCGCAACGATCTCGTGACCCAGTTCAACACGATTCGCGACCGCCAGCACGCGAAATGGCCGAATGCAAGCTATATCGGCTACTTCCAGGCCTACACGAATACGTATGCGCCGGTCGATACGCTGCGCGACTATTTCGAGGTCATCCTGGAGCAGCCGGGGGTCGTCGGCCTGTCCGTCGCCACCCGTCCCGACTGCTTGCCGGACGATGTCGTCGAATATTTGGCCGAGCTGAACGAGCGCACGTATCTCTGGCTGGAGATGGGCCTGCAGACGATTCACGAATCGACCTCGAACCTCATCAACAGGGCACATGACACCGCCTGCTATGAGGAGGCGGTCGCTAAGCTGCGCAAGCACAATATCCGCATCTGCACCCATATTATATATGGACTGCCGCAGGAGACGCATGAGATGATGATGGAGACGGCCGCAGCAGTCGCCCGCATGGATGTGCAGGGCATCAAGCTCCATCTGCTCCATCTCATGCGCAAGACGCCGATGGTGAAGCAATATGAAGCGGGCCTGCTCCGCTTCCTGGAGATGGACGAATATGTGAAGCTCATCGTCGACACGCTGGAGATCCTGCCGCCCGAGATGATCGTGCACCGCGTGACGGGCGATGCCCCGCGCGACCTCTTGATCGGGCCGCTGTGGAGCCTGCGCAAGTGGGAAGTGCTGAACGCGATCGACGCCGAGCTGCGCCGCCGCGATACGTGGCAGGGCAAGCTGTGGAGGGAGAGCTAA
- the trmB gene encoding tRNA (guanosine(46)-N7)-methyltransferase TrmB translates to MRLRGKKGAPELLQQSKIAILDPQSARGRWHDIFGNGRPIHVELGMGKGQFISTMSRRYPDVNFIGIDMYDELIARACEKAETIRGELGVDNEANLRLVRANIEYLESIFAEGEIERIFLNFSDPWPKKRHARRRLTHPRFIEKYKHVLNERGEIHQKTDSVTLFEYSLNSYAEVGLQMRNISLDLHRDGPHPEHVMTEYEEKFSSRGMNIHRVEVLAGREAYEQYRASLPYGNGGQPVPQP, encoded by the coding sequence ATGCGTTTACGAGGCAAAAAAGGGGCTCCGGAGCTGCTGCAGCAATCGAAGATTGCGATCCTGGACCCTCAATCGGCACGAGGCCGCTGGCATGATATCTTCGGCAACGGCCGCCCGATCCATGTGGAGCTGGGCATGGGCAAAGGCCAGTTCATCAGCACGATGAGCCGGCGGTACCCGGATGTGAACTTCATCGGCATCGATATGTACGATGAATTAATCGCGCGCGCCTGCGAGAAGGCCGAGACGATCCGCGGCGAGCTGGGCGTGGACAACGAGGCGAACTTAAGGCTCGTGCGGGCGAACATTGAATATTTGGAATCGATTTTTGCGGAGGGCGAGATCGAGCGTATTTTTCTGAATTTCAGCGATCCGTGGCCGAAGAAGCGCCATGCGCGCCGGCGCTTGACTCATCCCCGTTTTATCGAGAAATATAAGCACGTTCTGAATGAACGCGGAGAGATCCACCAGAAGACAGACTCGGTGACGCTGTTCGAATATTCCTTGAATTCCTACGCCGAGGTCGGTCTTCAGATGCGGAACATCTCGCTCGATCTGCACCGGGACGGCCCTCATCCGGAGCATGTGATGACAGAATACGAGGAGAAGTTCTCGAGCAGAGGCATGAACATTCATCGCGTGGAAGTTCTGGCGGGGCGCGAGGCTTACGAGCAGTACCGGGCTTCGCTGCCGTACGGCAATGGAGGACAGCCCGTCCCGCAGCCATAA
- a CDS encoding glycosyltransferase family 2 protein, whose product MVDNLFIGLQVLLAALGVYQFTLSLFGIYREKKRKAYDPQKSFAVIVAAHNEEAVIGALVENLKQLDYPKEMYDIFVICDNCTDNTADIVREHGVTACERHNPHQRGKGYAIEWMLKNLWEMPRQYDAIVMLDADNLVSMDFLREMNNDLCSGARVIQGYIDTKNPHDSWITAAYGVTYWYCNRLWQLSRKNLKLANFLGGTGMCFESQLLKDMGWGATSLVEDLEFTARCVMNGINPVLNYNARVYDEKPLTFKASARQRLRWMQGHFTVARRYFFPLLWKSIKERNMAKFDMALYTITVYTVLLTFLMTAFLWVDAAIFNGPNVATFFQYLPSWVPVVSMVLTCSVFVLALMLEGVKSWRIYASLITFPIYLLSWWPITFYAFFTQNNKVWSHTEHTRVVRLEEMQGKQVS is encoded by the coding sequence ATGGTGGATAATTTATTTATCGGCTTGCAGGTGTTGTTGGCCGCGCTCGGTGTGTATCAATTCACCTTGTCGCTGTTCGGCATTTACCGTGAAAAGAAACGAAAAGCCTACGACCCGCAGAAATCGTTCGCCGTCATTGTGGCCGCACATAACGAGGAAGCGGTAATTGGAGCGCTTGTCGAGAACTTGAAGCAGCTCGACTATCCGAAGGAAATGTATGACATCTTTGTCATTTGCGATAACTGTACCGACAACACGGCGGACATCGTAAGAGAGCATGGCGTGACGGCATGCGAGCGCCACAATCCCCATCAGCGCGGCAAAGGCTATGCCATTGAGTGGATGCTGAAGAATCTGTGGGAGATGCCGCGCCAATACGATGCGATCGTCATGCTCGACGCGGACAATCTGGTCAGCATGGATTTCCTGCGTGAAATGAACAATGATCTGTGCTCCGGCGCGCGCGTTATCCAGGGGTATATCGATACGAAGAACCCGCATGACTCGTGGATTACGGCCGCTTACGGGGTCACTTACTGGTACTGCAACCGGCTGTGGCAGCTGTCCCGCAAAAATCTGAAGCTGGCGAACTTCCTCGGCGGAACCGGCATGTGCTTCGAGAGCCAGCTGCTGAAGGATATGGGCTGGGGCGCGACGAGCCTGGTCGAGGATCTGGAATTCACGGCGCGCTGCGTCATGAACGGCATCAATCCGGTGCTGAATTACAATGCGCGCGTATACGACGAGAAGCCGTTGACTTTCAAGGCGTCGGCACGACAGCGTCTCCGCTGGATGCAGGGCCACTTTACGGTGGCGCGCCGCTATTTCTTCCCGCTGCTGTGGAAGAGCATCAAGGAGCGCAATATGGCGAAGTTCGATATGGCGCTCTATACGATTACGGTTTACACCGTGCTGCTGACGTTTCTTATGACCGCCTTCTTGTGGGTGGACGCGGCGATTTTCAACGGGCCGAACGTGGCTACGTTCTTTCAATATTTGCCGTCATGGGTGCCGGTCGTGTCGATGGTTCTGACATGCAGCGTGTTCGTGCTGGCGCTCATGCTGGAGGGCGTCAAGTCGTGGCGCATCTACGCGTCGCTCATTACGTTCCCGATCTATCTGCTGTCCTGGTGGCCGATTACGTTCTATGCGTTCTTCACGCAGAACAACAAAGTATGGAGCCATACCGAGCATACGCGAGTCGTGCGCCTGGAGGAAATGCAGGGCAAGCAGGTGTCCTGA
- a CDS encoding ABC transporter substrate-binding protein yields the protein MKKRKRFHLMLSVLLALLLAIAGCSSSSSPPPVAEPAPAAVEPETSVPDEETGGEPVTIKILYPWGEGAFEERYRGIESLLPNVKLELVDSRAELEPLQELNAQQIVPDIIFANWGLDPLYELDMIEPLDDLIAKHQFDIHTLDDSLIASIRAMDKDGQGRMMGIPIQYSPYGIWYNKEVFDKFGLEYPTEQMTWDEVIEMAKQMTAERDGIQYRGLEMGPGIASGEVTVPLQQLAVNLTDPDTGEVLIAKEPAVAKYLELMKRIYSIPGIVNPDPEARKDYEFPKKNVAMIVSWIEYLRWGVGDPDVAANMEAAPLPVWPDAPDAAPPAGSNLLVINKYSPHKDEAFRVLMAYLSPEHQTELAKIGDAPPLFNNPDVVRHFGESVEIFNGKNVSAFYVRKPALPPAKISPWDKYVNIGGSMLKFSQSNMDIAEFLRVLKEESEIKIKEAKSQSS from the coding sequence ATGAAGAAACGAAAGCGTTTCCATTTAATGCTGTCCGTCCTGCTTGCCCTCCTGCTTGCTATCGCAGGCTGCAGCTCTTCCAGCAGCCCTCCGCCAGTTGCCGAACCTGCTCCGGCCGCTGTCGAGCCGGAGACCTCCGTTCCCGACGAAGAGACTGGCGGGGAACCGGTTACGATCAAAATTTTGTACCCTTGGGGAGAAGGCGCCTTCGAGGAACGGTACCGCGGCATTGAATCGCTGCTGCCGAACGTGAAGCTGGAGCTGGTCGATTCCCGGGCGGAATTGGAGCCGCTGCAGGAGCTGAACGCGCAGCAGATCGTTCCGGACATCATCTTCGCCAACTGGGGGCTCGATCCGCTCTACGAGCTCGATATGATCGAGCCGCTGGACGATCTGATCGCCAAGCATCAATTCGATATCCATACGCTGGATGACTCGCTTATCGCTTCGATTCGGGCCATGGACAAGGACGGCCAGGGCCGCATGATGGGCATTCCGATTCAATACAGCCCTTACGGCATCTGGTACAACAAAGAAGTCTTCGATAAATTCGGGCTCGAATATCCGACAGAGCAGATGACCTGGGACGAAGTCATCGAGATGGCGAAGCAGATGACCGCCGAGCGGGACGGGATTCAATATCGCGGTCTCGAAATGGGGCCCGGCATAGCCTCGGGCGAGGTGACGGTGCCGCTGCAGCAGCTGGCGGTCAATCTGACCGATCCCGATACCGGCGAGGTGCTGATCGCCAAGGAACCGGCCGTAGCGAAGTACCTGGAACTGATGAAGCGCATTTACAGCATTCCGGGCATCGTGAACCCGGATCCGGAAGCGCGCAAAGATTATGAATTTCCGAAAAAGAACGTCGCCATGATCGTATCCTGGATCGAGTATCTTCGTTGGGGCGTCGGCGATCCGGACGTCGCCGCCAACATGGAAGCTGCCCCGCTGCCGGTATGGCCGGATGCCCCGGACGCCGCCCCGCCTGCGGGCAGCAACCTGCTCGTCATCAACAAATACAGCCCGCATAAGGATGAAGCGTTCCGGGTGCTGATGGCGTATTTGTCGCCTGAGCATCAGACGGAGCTGGCCAAGATCGGCGATGCCCCGCCGTTGTTCAACAATCCCGACGTCGTCCGCCATTTCGGCGAGAGCGTGGAAATCTTCAACGGCAAAAACGTCTCCGCGTTCTATGTGCGCAAGCCTGCCCTGCCGCCGGCTAAAATCAGCCCCTGGGACAAATATGTCAATATCGGCGGCAGCATGCTCAAATTTTCGCAATCGAATATGGATATCGCCGAGTTCCTGCGGGTATTGAAGGAGGAATCGGAGATTAAGATCAAAGAAGCGAAGAGCCAGAGCAGTTAA
- a CDS encoding DUF4091 domain-containing protein yields MKYEVYSANEWLYPDSEIAHPYAHSVSLASARGSYASCQILFNGVPANASIAWTFQPRGERRLPGSVEVYQLLDVQVNENTDVDVSTIPAGSPAPPYVTRQAPFRVYDALRPVKDRYTARAATEAAYLCWPIPVSADPGLYEGELTFEIGGERGVIPVRIEVFPAAVPARGRLAVTNWYSVRNIADRHGLEMWSEPYWEMLYRYGAAMRRGRQTHFMVGAPFIEIHPQGGGRYSFDFSKAERLITMFLELGFTHIEGGHIAGRTHWEDPRFMLNADRKIPATSPEGYAFLSQFVPAWRDWLRSKGWLDRLVQHIADEPIAPSADDYRILSGIVRKWMPGVPLIDAVIHTGVGGAVDIWVPTNKDYELNRDAYEAYRQSGDALWFYTCWNPGGEYLNRFLDFPLLKTRYLHWGNYLYGLDGYLHWGFNYFFPDQDPMELTNPLLAPDVHDRRVPAGDTHIVYPGDGGPMLSMRLEAMRAGVEDYELLSILSEHDRPLADSILASCMGSFRQVNTDPAHFEAAHRRLLEAASAYCRST; encoded by the coding sequence ATGAAGTACGAAGTATACAGCGCCAACGAATGGCTGTACCCCGATAGCGAAATAGCACATCCGTATGCGCACAGCGTCTCGCTGGCGAGCGCCCGCGGCTCGTATGCGAGCTGCCAGATTCTGTTCAACGGCGTGCCTGCGAACGCCTCCATCGCCTGGACATTTCAGCCGCGCGGCGAGCGGCGCCTTCCCGGCTCCGTGGAGGTCTATCAGCTGTTGGATGTACAGGTGAACGAGAATACGGATGTGGATGTCTCGACGATCCCGGCAGGCAGTCCCGCCCCGCCCTATGTAACGCGGCAGGCGCCGTTCCGCGTCTATGACGCGCTCCGCCCGGTGAAGGACCGCTATACGGCCCGGGCCGCTACCGAGGCGGCGTATCTATGCTGGCCCATCCCTGTCTCGGCAGACCCAGGCTTATATGAAGGAGAGCTGACGTTCGAGATCGGCGGCGAGCGCGGTGTCATCCCGGTCCGGATCGAGGTGTTCCCCGCCGCGGTTCCCGCACGAGGACGGCTGGCCGTCACGAACTGGTACTCCGTGCGCAATATTGCGGACCGCCACGGGCTTGAGATGTGGTCGGAGCCCTATTGGGAGATGCTGTACCGCTACGGAGCCGCCATGCGCCGCGGCAGACAGACCCACTTCATGGTCGGCGCTCCGTTCATCGAGATTCATCCGCAAGGCGGAGGCCGCTATTCCTTCGATTTCTCCAAGGCGGAACGGCTGATCACGATGTTCCTGGAGCTCGGCTTCACCCATATCGAAGGCGGTCATATCGCCGGCCGCACCCATTGGGAGGACCCCCGCTTCATGCTGAATGCCGATCGGAAGATTCCCGCGACATCGCCGGAGGGGTACGCTTTTCTGTCGCAATTTGTGCCGGCATGGCGCGACTGGCTGCGAAGCAAGGGCTGGCTGGACCGGCTCGTGCAGCATATCGCCGACGAACCGATTGCCCCATCGGCCGACGATTACCGCATCCTGTCCGGCATCGTCAGGAAATGGATGCCTGGCGTGCCGCTCATCGACGCGGTCATTCATACCGGCGTCGGGGGCGCGGTCGATATCTGGGTTCCGACGAACAAGGACTACGAGCTGAACCGGGATGCATACGAAGCGTACCGCCAATCCGGAGACGCGCTCTGGTTCTATACCTGCTGGAATCCCGGCGGCGAGTACTTGAACCGGTTCCTCGATTTTCCGCTGCTGAAAACGCGGTATCTTCATTGGGGCAATTACTTGTACGGGCTGGACGGGTATTTGCATTGGGGCTTCAATTATTTTTTCCCGGATCAGGATCCGATGGAGCTGACCAATCCGCTGCTCGCCCCTGATGTTCACGACCGCCGGGTGCCGGCCGGAGATACACATATCGTCTATCCGGGAGACGGCGGACCTATGCTCAGCATGCGGCTGGAAGCGATGCGGGCCGGCGTGGAGGATTATGAGCTGCTCTCGATCCTCTCCGAGCACGACCGGCCGCTGGCGGACAGCATCCTGGCCTCCTGCATGGGCAGCTTCCGCCAGGTCAATACGGACCCGGCCCATTTCGAAGCGGCCCACCGCAGGCTGCTCGAAGCTGCCTCAGCTTATTGCCGTTCCACCTGA
- a CDS encoding MGDG synthase family glycosyltransferase — protein MQEPVTWTVPAGFAFANDNEGKKRVLVLSERFGAGHTQAAHALAVSLRKLSPHVQTRVIELGSFLNPRTAPLIIEAYRKTVSVQPRLVGFMYRTQYHKSLNRLTTMALHRVFYTQAMTVMRQLRPDMIVCTHPIPNAVISRLRRLGLNVPLCTVITDYDAHATWVSPGVSRYLVSTPEVQAKLEAHGVPSHRIMVTGIPVHPKFWETHDRNTKAAIRRRFGLKEIPTVLVMGGGWGLIDPSRSSELLTRWRNDIQLLFCIGDNEKLRQRLLDNPRFRHENIHLIGYTQEIDQLMDVSDLLITKPGGMTCTEAMAKGIPMLFYEPLPGQEEENLHYFTEKGYGEPIESAHTITNWMNKLAYHYEEVASRRREFELNASRYHPKACADAILSMLYEKPPTGSSSA, from the coding sequence ATGCAGGAACCTGTCACATGGACAGTACCGGCAGGCTTCGCTTTTGCGAACGATAACGAAGGCAAGAAGCGGGTTCTCGTCCTGTCGGAACGCTTCGGGGCCGGACACACCCAGGCCGCGCACGCGCTGGCCGTCAGCCTCCGGAAGCTGTCTCCGCATGTGCAGACGCGCGTGATTGAGCTGGGCAGCTTTTTGAATCCGCGGACGGCGCCGCTCATTATCGAGGCCTATCGCAAGACTGTCTCCGTGCAGCCAAGACTGGTCGGCTTCATGTACAGGACCCAGTATCACAAATCGTTGAACCGGCTGACCACGATGGCGCTGCACCGCGTCTTTTATACGCAGGCGATGACGGTCATGCGCCAGCTGAGGCCAGACATGATCGTATGCACGCATCCGATTCCGAATGCCGTCATCTCGCGGCTGCGCCGGTTGGGCCTGAATGTGCCGCTCTGCACGGTCATTACCGATTATGACGCGCATGCGACCTGGGTCAGCCCCGGGGTAAGCCGCTATCTCGTATCGACGCCCGAAGTGCAGGCGAAGCTGGAAGCCCATGGCGTGCCGTCCCATCGCATCATGGTCACCGGCATCCCCGTCCATCCGAAGTTCTGGGAGACGCATGACCGCAATACGAAGGCGGCCATCCGCCGGCGCTTCGGACTGAAGGAGATCCCGACCGTCCTCGTCATGGGCGGAGGATGGGGACTGATTGACCCGAGCCGCTCCAGCGAGCTGCTGACCCGTTGGCGCAATGACATCCAGTTATTGTTCTGCATCGGCGACAATGAGAAGCTTCGCCAGCGCCTGCTGGACAACCCGAGATTCCGTCATGAGAACATCCATCTCATCGGCTATACGCAAGAAATCGATCAGCTGATGGACGTATCCGATCTGCTCATCACGAAGCCGGGCGGAATGACCTGCACCGAAGCGATGGCGAAGGGCATTCCGATGCTGTTCTACGAACCGCTGCCGGGCCAGGAAGAAGAGAACTTGCATTATTTTACGGAAAAAGGGTACGGCGAGCCGATCGAGAGCGCCCATACGATAACGAACTGGATGAATAAGCTGGCCTATCACTATGAGGAGGTCGCTTCGCGCCGGCGCGAATTCGAGCTGAACGCCTCGCGCTATCATCCGAAGGCGTGTGCCGACGCCATTTTGAGCATGCTGTACGAGAAGCCGCCAACCGGCAGCTCCTCAGCCTGA
- a CDS encoding class I SAM-dependent methyltransferase — protein sequence MGFLSVLSFAQQAVKERVQPGDRAVDATMGTGVDTLFLARLVGPRGAIAAFDIQAAALELTHRRLEDAFGADGGAQVELLQHSHAAMTRALPPAWHGTTAAVMFNLGYLPTVDADKRVMTEPSTTLAALEDALTLLRPGGVLTAVVYPGHAGGDREADAVRAWAEALPAARGQAVVYRMLQRPEAPYVIAVEKARSRSAEQ from the coding sequence ATGGGATTCCTCTCCGTCCTCAGCTTCGCGCAGCAGGCCGTGAAGGAGCGCGTGCAGCCGGGCGACCGCGCCGTGGACGCGACGATGGGCACCGGCGTGGACACGCTCTTCCTCGCCCGGCTCGTCGGGCCGCGCGGGGCGATCGCGGCCTTCGATATCCAGGCGGCGGCGCTCGAGCTGACCCACCGCCGCCTGGAGGACGCCTTCGGCGCGGACGGCGGCGCGCAGGTCGAGCTGCTGCAGCACAGCCATGCAGCGATGACCCGCGCGCTGCCCCCGGCATGGCACGGGACGACGGCAGCCGTCATGTTCAACCTCGGCTATCTGCCGACGGTTGACGCGGACAAGCGCGTCATGACGGAGCCGTCCACGACGCTGGCGGCGCTGGAGGACGCCCTGACGCTGCTGCGTCCGGGCGGGGTGCTGACCGCCGTCGTGTATCCGGGCCATGCCGGGGGCGACCGCGAAGCGGACGCCGTCCGCGCCTGGGCGGAGGCGCTGCCCGCCGCCAGAGGCCAGGCGGTCGTCTACCGCATGCTCCAGCGGCCGGAGGCGCCTTACGTCATTGCGGTCGAGAAGGCACGCTCCCGAAGCGCGGAGCAGTAA
- a CDS encoding VOC family protein has translation MAVRKIEHTGIMVKQLETSIRFYEEVIGMKLKHTLTHTNGVLRLAFLGFPGADESEIELIEGYSDRLPAEGLVHHIAFTVDDIDAEFARILSLGSVELIDQEIVILPNGSRYFFFKGPDGEWLEFFHTTTK, from the coding sequence ATGGCTGTCCGCAAGATCGAACATACCGGCATCATGGTCAAGCAGTTGGAGACGTCGATCCGCTTCTATGAAGAAGTGATCGGCATGAAGCTAAAACATACGCTGACACATACGAACGGCGTCCTTCGCCTCGCTTTTCTCGGCTTCCCGGGAGCGGACGAATCCGAGATCGAACTGATCGAAGGCTATAGCGACAGGCTCCCTGCCGAAGGGCTCGTTCATCATATCGCCTTCACCGTCGACGATATCGATGCCGAATTCGCCCGCATTCTGTCGCTCGGCTCCGTCGAGCTTATCGATCAGGAAATCGTCATTTTGCCGAACGGCAGCCGCTACTTCTTTTTCAAGGGGCCGGACGGCGAGTGGCTTGAATTTTTCCATACGACCACCAAATAG
- a CDS encoding type I phosphomannose isomerase catalytic subunit, translating to MTTPYPLKFQPEFKERVWGGRALTQFGLDLPEGHIGEGWMIGDHPNGTTKVINGELAGQGLDQVREQYGKEWFGAKGFSEKNGRFPLLIKLLDCNDDLSVQVHPTDDYEGLPEGELGKTEMWYVLDAKPGAKIIYGLKEGIDREALAAAIAEGRIMEALQEVPVQAGDSFYIPAGTVHALCAGVVVAEVQQNSDTTYRLYDYNRPGLDGKPRELHIEDSLNVIAYEGAGATRMKTDNAKPNEWLTLAESPYFRVEKGIVKQPWSLSTTADSFVILVVCEGTGTLRWADQELTLAAGECFLLPANLGAYTLEGDCTVLRSVAP from the coding sequence ATGACAACACCATACCCACTGAAGTTTCAACCTGAGTTCAAGGAACGCGTCTGGGGCGGCCGCGCGCTGACGCAATTCGGCCTGGATCTGCCGGAAGGGCATATCGGCGAAGGCTGGATGATCGGAGACCATCCGAACGGAACGACCAAGGTCATCAACGGCGAACTGGCCGGCCAAGGTCTCGATCAAGTGCGGGAGCAATACGGCAAGGAATGGTTCGGCGCGAAGGGCTTCTCCGAGAAGAACGGCCGCTTCCCGCTGCTCATCAAGCTGCTCGATTGCAATGATGATCTGTCGGTGCAGGTGCATCCGACTGACGATTATGAAGGGCTGCCGGAAGGCGAGCTCGGCAAGACCGAGATGTGGTACGTGCTCGACGCCAAGCCAGGAGCCAAAATCATCTATGGCTTGAAGGAAGGAATCGATCGCGAGGCGCTGGCGGCGGCGATCGCGGAAGGCCGCATCATGGAGGCGCTGCAGGAGGTTCCCGTCCAAGCCGGCGATTCCTTCTACATCCCGGCCGGCACGGTGCATGCGCTGTGCGCCGGCGTCGTCGTCGCCGAGGTGCAGCAGAACTCCGACACGACATACCGCCTGTATGACTATAACCGTCCGGGCCTGGACGGCAAGCCGCGCGAGCTGCACATCGAGGATTCCTTGAATGTCATCGCCTATGAAGGCGCCGGCGCGACCCGGATGAAGACCGACAACGCGAAGCCGAATGAATGGCTGACGCTGGCGGAATCGCCATACTTCCGGGTAGAAAAAGGCATCGTGAAGCAGCCGTGGAGCCTGTCGACGACGGCGGACAGCTTCGTCATCCTCGTCGTATGCGAAGGCACGGGCACGCTGCGCTGGGCCGATCAAGAGCTGACGCTGGCGGCCGGAGAATGCTTCCTTCTGCCGGCGAACCTCGGCGCGTACACGCTGGAAGGCGACTGCACGGTGCTCCGCTCCGTTGCCCCTTAA